One genomic region from Thermomicrobium sp. 4228-Ro encodes:
- a CDS encoding (2Fe-2S)-binding protein → MEKLPIQVTVNGRTYTAEVEPRLLLVHFIRDVLDLTGTHIGCDTTSCGACTVIWNGRPVKSCTVFAVQADGTEILTVEGLEQDGQLHPVQEGFWEEHGLQCGFCTPGMMMTAVAFLQENPDPTEEEIRKAISGNLCRCTGYVNIVKAIQYAARKMRERTAAGVGGA, encoded by the coding sequence ATGGAGAAGCTACCGATTCAGGTCACAGTTAACGGTCGGACGTATACAGCCGAGGTGGAACCGCGTCTCCTGCTTGTCCACTTCATCCGCGACGTGCTCGATCTCACCGGTACGCACATCGGTTGCGATACCACCAGCTGCGGTGCCTGCACGGTGATCTGGAACGGTCGGCCGGTGAAATCCTGTACGGTCTTCGCTGTCCAGGCTGACGGGACGGAGATCCTGACCGTCGAGGGATTGGAGCAGGACGGGCAGCTCCATCCGGTGCAGGAAGGGTTCTGGGAAGAGCACGGCCTCCAGTGCGGCTTCTGCACGCCCGGCATGATGATGACGGCGGTCGCGTTTCTCCAGGAGAACCCCGACCCGACGGAGGAGGAAATCCGCAAAGCGATCTCTGGCAATCTTTGCCGTTGCACCGGCTACGTCAACATCGTGAAGGCGATCCAGTATGCGGCCCGCAAGATGCGCGAGCGAACCGCTGCAGGCGTGGGAGGAGCGTGA